In a single window of the Hippocampus zosterae strain Florida chromosome 6, ASM2543408v3, whole genome shotgun sequence genome:
- the mtrfr gene encoding mitochondrial translation release factor in rescue: protein MSRLSLFARSIYNGLASGVPRNSFPGVSSVVKPPPGTHTRVAVAGKKDLVDLVHLEEDELEEQFVRGSGPGGQATNKTSNCVVLKHIPSGIVVKCHQTRSVDINRKRAREIMQQKLDVFYKGEHSDILVRKKEAEVKKQDKRRRVKENLERKRLFKEGLQAQTTPGKDTV from the exons ATGTCGAGGCTTTCCCTGTTCGCTCGCTCCATTTACAACGGCCTAGCGAGTGGAGTGCCACGGAACagcttccccggggtctcctcggTGGTGAAGCCGCCCCCCGGTACACATACGCGGGTCGCGGTCGCCGGAAAGAAGGACCTGGTCGACCTGGTCCACCTGGAGGAAGACGAACTGGAGGAGCAGTTCGTAAGGGGTTCCGGACCCGGGGGGCAGGCCACCAACAAGACCAGCAACTGCGTGGTTCTGAAACACATCCCCTCTGGGATTGTCGTCAAG TGTCATCAAACTAGATCAGTGGACATCAATCGAAAGCGAGCGCGTGAAATAATGCAGCAAAAACTGGATGTTTTCTACAAAGGAGAGCACAGCGACATCCTGGTAAGAAAGAAAGAGGCTGAGGTCAAGAAGCAAGACAAACGCAGGAGAGTCAAAGAGAATCTGGAGAGGAAGAGACTGTTCAAAGAAGGCCTCCAAGCCCAGACCACTCCAGGGAAGGACACTGTTTGA